One Terriglobia bacterium genomic region harbors:
- a CDS encoding plastocyanin/azurin family copper-binding protein, translating to MRTLRPIGLVIVCGLLVICTGLLVFCADVTSVKGRVTVGGKPAEGAVIWIEAPDAPRPLRQAVLDQRNLAFSPAVLAVSTGSTVRFPNNDRVLHNVFSFRDGKRFDLGLYPVGQVRDVQFDHAGVSRLFCNIHPGMAAYIVVVDSPYYAVTDRTGNFSLDGVPNGQYTYHAWRAAAATITGKVTVAPNTALEVVWPVE from the coding sequence ATGAGAACGTTGCGCCCAATAGGATTGGTCATCGTTTGCGGACTTCTGGTCATCTGTACGGGATTGCTCGTATTCTGCGCGGACGTTACCAGCGTCAAAGGCCGCGTGACGGTTGGCGGCAAGCCGGCGGAAGGCGCCGTGATCTGGATTGAAGCGCCAGACGCCCCCCGTCCACTCCGGCAAGCTGTACTGGATCAGCGAAATCTCGCCTTCTCGCCGGCGGTGCTGGCTGTATCGACCGGCTCGACCGTTCGATTTCCAAATAACGACCGCGTCCTGCACAACGTATTTTCTTTCCGCGACGGCAAGAGGTTCGACCTCGGCCTGTACCCTGTGGGTCAGGTCCGCGATGTGCAGTTCGATCACGCGGGTGTCAGCCGGTTGTTCTGCAACATTCATCCGGGCATGGCTGCCTATATTGTTGTCGTCGACAGCCCTTACTATGCCGTCACGGATCGCACCGGCAATTTCTCTCTCGATGGAGTGCCCAATGGGCAGTACACGTATCACGCATGGAGAGCGGCCGCAGCAACGATAACCGGCAAGGTCACCGTA